One window of Papaver somniferum cultivar HN1 chromosome 9, ASM357369v1, whole genome shotgun sequence genomic DNA carries:
- the LOC113310651 gene encoding ras-related protein RABE1c-like: MAAAPARARADYDYLIKLLLIGDSGVGKSCLLLRFSDDSFTTSFITTIGIDFKIRTIELDGKRIKLQIWDTAGQERFRTITTAYYRGAMGILLVYDVTDESSFNNIRNWIRNIEQHASDNVNKILVGNKADMDESKRAVPTSRGQALADEYGIKFFETSAKTNFNVENVFFSIARDIKQRLAETDSKAEPQTINISKPDPSKGSTSAPEKSACCGS; encoded by the exons ATGGCAGCAGCTCCGGCACGTGCTAGGGCTGATTACGATTACCTGATTAAACTTCTTCTCATTGGTGACAGCG GAGTCGGAAAGAGTTGCCTGCTATTGCGTTTTTCTGATGATTCTTTTACAACTAGTTTTATTACAACAATAGG GATTGACTTCAAGATTAGGACCATCGAACTTGATGGGAAGCGAATCAAACTTCAAATATGGGATACAGCTGGTCAAGAACGTTTCCGTACGATTACTACAG CATATTACAGGGGAGCCATGGGTATTCTTCTGGTGTATGATGTCACTGATGAATCTTCATTTAACA ATATCAGGAACTGGATAAGAAACATTGAACAGCATGCATCTGACAATGTAAACAAAATACTGGTGGGAAACAAAGCTGATATGGATGAAAGCAAGAGG GCTGTACCCACGTCAAGGGGTCAAGCTCTTGCCGACGAATATGGAATCAAGTTCTTTGAGACG AGTGCAAAAACAAACTTCAATGTGGAGAATGTCTTTTTTTCTATTGCTAGAGATATAAAGCAAAGACTTGCTGAAACTGATTCCAAAGCTGAG CCCCAGACCATAAATATCAGTAAACCAGACCCCTCGAAGGGATCAACAAGTGCTCCTGAAAAATCTGCTTGCTGTGGTTCTTAA
- the LOC113309070 gene encoding ras-related protein RABC2a-like, whose protein sequence is MGSSLTATEISNHSYDYSFKILLVGDSGVGKSSILVSFISNTTEDLSPTIGVDFKIKMFSVGGKKLKLTIWDTAGQERFRTVTSSYYRGVQGVILVYDVTKRETFTNLSDSWAKDVQLYCTNPACVKMLVGNQVDRESERAVTREEGSALAQEMGCLFLECSAKTQRNVQQCFEELALKILEVPSLLEEGSTVVKRNILKHKESQAHPRGRCCA, encoded by the exons ATGggttcatcattaacagcaaCAGAGATTAGTAATCATAGTTATGATTATTCATTTAAGATCTTGTTAGTTGGTGATTCTGGTGTTGGTAAGAGTAGTATTCTTGTTAGTTTCATCTCTAACACTACTGAAGATCTTTCACCTACTATTG GTGTTGATTTTAAAATCAAGATGTTCTCAGTTGGTGGGAAGAAGCTTAAGCTAACAATTTGGGACACAG CTGGACAGGAGAGATTCAGGACAGTAACAAGTTCTTATTATAGAGGTGTTCAAGGAGTCATTCTTG TCTATGATGTGACAAAGCGGGAAACATTTACAAACTTGTCAGACTCATGGGCGAAGGATGTCCAGTTATATTGCACTAATCCAGCTTGTGTCAAAATGCTCGTTGGGAATCAGGTTGACAGG GAAAGTGAAAGGGCTGTAACTAGAGAAGAGGGCTCTGCCCTTGCACAAGAAATGGGATGCTTATTTCTCGAGTGTAGCGCAAAAACTCAACGAAATGTTCAACAGTGCTTCGAGGAACTTGCTCTAAAG ATATTGGAAGTTCCTAGTTTGTTGGAAGAAGGATCTACTGTAGTGAAGAGGAACATTTTGAAACATAAAGAAAGCCAGGCACATCCAAGAGGACGTTGTTGCGCTTGA